The following proteins come from a genomic window of Larimichthys crocea isolate SSNF chromosome III, L_crocea_2.0, whole genome shotgun sequence:
- the spast gene encoding spastin, translating into MNASKSKDNGEVIKNYHTQAFEYISKALRIDEDDTGDKEQAMQWYKKGIAVLERGIAVKLTGQGDQYDRAKRLQDKMNENLTMAKDRLVHLDATLASSRRNSDPPKTSNHVHPQPKSVPKSQPAVRGVSTNIRPSTAVRPPSRPTEPKVTPRVGRAQNGKPAAVKQPTKMKNFKNVDSKLANLILNEIVDSGASVSFEDIAGQKLAKQALQEIVILPALRPELFTGLRAPARGLLLFGPPGNGKTMLAKAVAAESKATFFNISAASLTSKYVGEGEKLVRALFAVARELQPSVIFIDEVDSLLCERREGEHDASRRLKTEFLIEFDGVQSGGDDRVLVMGATNRPQELDEAVLRRFAKRIYVALPDAETRFTLLKNLLEKQGCPLSKNELSTLAKKTEGYSGSDLTSLAKDAALGPIRELGPDQVRSVAASEMRNIKMKDFEESLKRIKPSVSPATLDMYSKWNKDFGDTTAF; encoded by the exons ATGAACGCAAGTAAAAGCAAAGACAACGGCGAAGTTATTAAAAACTACCACACGCAGGCGTTTGAGTACATCTCGAAGGCACTGAGGATTGACGAAGATGacacag GAGACAAGGAGCAGGCAATGCAGTGGTACAAGAAAGGGATTGCTGTGCTTGAGAGGGGGATTGCAGTAAAGCTCACCGGACAAG GAGATCAATATGACCGAGCAAAGAGACTTCaagataaaatgaatgaaaacctcACCATGGCAAAAGACAGACTTGTTCATTTAG ATGCAACCTTGGCGTCATCTAGAAGAAATAGTGATCCCCCAAAGACCTCAAACCACGTCCATCCGCAACCAAAGTCTGTACCTAAGAGTCAGCCTGCAGTGCGAGGTGTGTCCACCAACATCAGGCCCTCCACTGCTGTCAGACCCCCATCTAGACCCACTGAACCAAAg GTGACTCCACGGGTTGGAAGAGCTCAAAATGGCAAACCAGCAGCTGTGAAACAGCccacaaagatgaaaaacttCAAGAATGTCGACAGCAAACTGGCCAACTTGATTCTAAATGAAATCGTCGACAG TGGAGCATCTGTGTCCTTTGAAGACATCGCAGGACAGAAACTGGCCAAGCAAGCACTTCAAGAGATTGTCATCCTCCCTGCTTTGAGACCAGAG CTCTTCACTGGCCTGAGAGCTCCGGCACGTGGCTTGCTTTTATTTGGCCCGCCTGGAAATGGGAAAACCATGCTG GCCAAAGCAGTCGCAGCTGAATCAAAAGCCACATTCTTCAACATCAGTGCTGCCAGTTTGACCTCTAAATAT GTGGGAGAAGGCGAGAAGCTTGTACGAGCTCTGTTTGCGGTTGCCAGAGAATTACAGCCCTCCGTCATCTTTATCG ATGAAGTCGACAGCTTGCTCtgtgaaaggagggagggagaacaCGACGCCTCTCGTCGATTAAAAACTGAGTTCCTCATTGAATTTGACGGG GTGCAGTCAGGAGGGGACGACAGGGTGCTTGTAATGGGAGCGACCAACAGACCCCAGGAGCTCGATGAAGCAGTACTAAG ACGCTTTGCAAAAAGAATTTACGTGGCGTTGCCGGATGCAGAG ACGAGATTCACACTGTTGAAAAATCTTTTGGAAAAACAAGGGTGTCCACTGAGCAAAAATGAGCTGTCCACTCTTGCAAA AAAGACTGAAGGATATTCAGGAAGTGATCTCACGTCGTTAGCCAAAGATGCTGCACTGGGGCCGATTAGAG AGTTGGGCCCAGACCAAGTTCGAAGTGTGGCTGCTAGTGAG ATGCGTAACATCAAGATGAAAGACTTTGAGGAATCCCTGAAGCGCATTAAGCCCAGTGTTAGCCCAGCGACTCTTGACATGTATAGCAAATGGAACAAAGATTTTGGAGACACAACAGCTTTTTGA